The proteins below are encoded in one region of Salvelinus fontinalis isolate EN_2023a chromosome 10, ASM2944872v1, whole genome shotgun sequence:
- the LOC129863606 gene encoding dolichyldiphosphatase 1-like, translating to MQLIFSRFKTVLYGPRAGLIEPPLWTITPPLYSSTGLFENCEWLKGLCFVLVRRTLVLRFDSLIHIARCPGKMASEEHCSVPPRWRSISLTHVEFPAGDLTGQLLAYTSLLPIVILVGFVTLIVFKRELHTISFFGGLVLNEGVNWLLKHILREPRPCEGAHATLTTEYGMPSSHSQFIWFFVVYFFLFLYLRMHQTNNARCVELLWRHILSITLLGVAFSVSYSRVYLLYHTWSQVFYGGVTGSTIGVVWFFFTQEVLTPLFPKMAAWPISEFFLVRDTSLIPNILWFEYTVTRSEARNRQRKLGTKLQ from the exons ATGCAATTAATTTTCAGCAGATTCAAAACAGTACTATACGGGCCCCGGGCGGGATTAATCGAACCCCCTCTTTGGACGATAACTCCTCCTTTATATTCCAGTACAGGTTTGTTCGAGAATTGTGAATGGTTGAAGGGATTGTGTTTCGTATTGGTTAGACGGACTTTGGTATTACGTTTTGATTCGTTGATCCACATTGCCCGGTGTCCGGGTAAAATGGCGTCGGAAGAACACTGCTCGGTACCACCTCGATGGCGGTCGATATCTCTAACCCACGTAGAGTTCCCTGCTG GTGATCTGACGGGACAATTGTTGGCCTACACCAGCCTGCTACCCATAGTGATCCTTGTGGGATTTGTCACCCTCATAGTGTTCAAGCGTGAACTGCACACG ATCTCCTTCTTCGGTGGGCTCGTACTGAACGAAGGGGTGAACTGGCTGCTGAAGCATATTTTAAGGGAGCCTCGCCCATGTGAAG GAGCTCACGCAACCCTGACCACTGAGTATGGGATGCCCTCCAGTCATTCCCAGTTCATCTGGTTTTTTGTTGTTtacttctttctttttctttattTAAG AATGCATCAAACGAACAACGCTCGCTGTGTGGAGCTGCTATGGAGACATATACTGTCCATCACCTTGTTAGGTGTGGCCTTCTCTGTGTCATACAGCAG GGTTTACCTGTTGTACCACACCTGGAGTCAGGTATTCTACGGGGGAGTGACCGGTAGCACCATTGGAGTAGTCTGGTTCTTCTTCACACAGGAGGTGCTGACACCGCTATTCCCCAAGATGGCAGCATG GCCGATATCAGAGTTTTTTCTGGTGAGGGACACAAGCCTGATCCCCAACATCCTGTGGTTTGAGTACACGGTGACCAGATCAGAGGCAAG AAACCGACAACGGAAGCTTGGAACAAAACTTCAGTGA